Proteins from one Procambarus clarkii isolate CNS0578487 chromosome 8, FALCON_Pclarkii_2.0, whole genome shotgun sequence genomic window:
- the LOC123759665 gene encoding uro-adherence factor A yields MTFEAQVADQLHYKYLFADLPKDAWPRQVLVRVYLRLLCVYDSSFENSENDPGETAGSSNSIHRSFVHIHRCLRLLGIDHLAPKIKDLSDKARALRIISAIDDKIISRYGLEVAARRNRVLIKKEQMKTSKMKSLPEPTKKLNEDDANSCDVSTVSSSPPKGIFAANCSVTTQEKWLMVTRDSPTSDLNDEDIIPLTKGRQLPRTPVKRSIIPGEERKVSSENTGNINADENFVEVADSDEIPIDSVDADLNIIPTGKQIPRTPNVQDENNLNTEKDEKPVGIHDVTGHHNIIQESIEECEQKEGSSDILLLPPGRRKLLRENVSEQCPNGATTQLSGCENYQLELKTSKHIAVLSSGLQSKSDETCIPKRLDETCVPMPVVEPYIPKPLGETCIPTPSDETYVPTPLDNTYVPTPLDDSYVPMPVDDTSVPTPLDETYVPKPLDETYVPTPLDETYVPNPLDETYVPAPVDETYVPAPVDETYVPTPVDETYVPAPLDQTYVPAPLDQTYIHKRLDETFVATSLNATYIIAPPLEYKASTPDIGCRSNPTRSVRTQENYFLHESLLSEYFEPSHNCPSSTRSKKSLLTSGNGATIKHNTMKSNVYIEKCSRESNEFDELSVSMSKGKLELKLPDRNTDASQSLHGAKRAPCILTPPIGFKDQTFSSTEGKLISKVASNEHPVQQDECTLPYLDIQSKDVSVKQYIANEDYNSFGQLLPKISSVDENKIVGRDDLLTNSSTYKSSTSLHSVVNLKDTEVSKSICNDDLISQTVMETSETSIKDELISEEPSVKLEVSPQDGITAAYSSISSDNPESSIHEVEFNDSLDIFPLRIKEMGASNRDIISDQTKVYLEGVEGATENATKNEEGDSLKVNIKSQTKLRIPKKIKIKSSNSLKNKIKRLADENDDDKMDEDTEVTQKSQKRGSRFAEVNALHGIRSDNSEQSEDDEALFLEGTIKTECKENCDMKDKLVSDCETAKQFGNSKITRANKREAVSKTAESVTVDSGVLNFKTKLARKQKTKIPSNAALNKDIKEFENSTNEDMTSEISAKNIEVGTSANDASLAISTRSTRTKEKTRGTKLITNKLSKIEEGSSKVLSVTEEVEKSKVATDIKSRFNVTGSNIDDLKCLETVQSKVQLKENPSVPVLAVKPKKSAKKAASGVQKEENLKPNSRLVNKSKRLHKEEILDQIQSQTSSDEEQMEMKEDDCIVSSSRSRIRGKRLLKLPSAKLSDICEDLQSLCMEPGNKFRSQISVGREPTTKLGKDKTKVNNNAEQSIESLKIQPEDEIGMHLQALSLDPIEKSSLESHKEAGSVLHHSSIPKGKPGKKISKAKKISENPSTITDVPVLDTPARRGNQRRACQNRSFISQKKVLGKDTLSPSHDQSTPPETKVEKRGEKLNSGRRVNMTVCVEKENVPTESSNANESGAEDQKLKKKNTAAKKRSRNNKSLLENLDKVSSPLRVQSGRRCKAKALTAISEIFNDSDSAFLTDIKAYK; encoded by the exons TTGATCAAAAAAGAACAAATGAAAACTTCAAAAATGAAGAGTCTTCCAGAGCCCACAAAAAAGTTGAATGAAGACGATGCCAATTCTTGTGATGTATCTACTGTGTCATCTTCCCCTCCCAAAGGAATATTTGCAGCAAACTGCAGCGTTACTACTCAAGAGAAGTGGTTGATGGTTACCAGAGATTCtcccacaagtgatttgaatgatGAAGACATAATTCCTTTAACAAAAG GTCGTCAGCTGCCAAGGACTCCTGTGAAACGATCCATCATTCCAGGCGAAGAGCGCAAAGTCTCGTCTGAAAACACAGGAAATATAAATGCTGATGAAAATTTTGTGGAAGTTGCAGACTCTGATGAAATACCAATTGACAGTGTTGATGCAGATTTAAATATTATACCTACTGGAAAACAAATTCCAAGAACTCCAAATGTACAAGATGAAAATAATTTGAATACAGAGAAGGATGAAAAGCCTGTAGGCATCCATGATGTAACAGGCCATCATAACATTATTCAAGAAAGTATTGAAGAGTGTGAACAGAAGGAAGGTTCATCTGACATTTTATTATTGCCACCAGGCAGACGCAAACTTTTACGAGAAAATGTCTCTGAACAGTGTCCTAATGGAGCAACAACACAACTCTCAGGTTGTGAAAATTATCAGTTGGAACTGAAGACATCAAAGCATATTGCTGTTCTGTCCTCTGGCCTTCAGAGTAAGTCAGATGAAACTTGCATCCCCAAACGTTTAGATGAAACTTGTGTCCCCATGCCTGTCGTTGAACCTTACATCCCAAAGCCTCTAGGTGAAACTTGCATCCCGACACCTTCAGATGAAACTTATGTCCCTACGCCTTTAGATAACACTTACGTCCCCACACCTTTAGATGACTCTTATGTCCCCATGCCTGTAGATGACACTTCCGTCCCTACGCCTTTAGATGAAACTTATGTGCCCAAGCCTTTAGACGAAACTTACGTCCCCACGCCTTTAGACGAAACTTACGTGCCCAATCCTTTAGACGAAACTTACGTCCCCGCGCCTGTAGACGAAACTTATGTCCCCGCGCCTGTAGATGAAACTTACGTCCCCACGCCTGTAGACGAAACTTACGTGCCTGCTCCTTTAGACCAAACTTACGTGCCTGCTCCTTTAGACCAAACTTACATCCACAAGCGTTTAGATGAAACATTTGTTGCCACATCTTTAAATGCAACGTATATTATTGCACCACCTTTGGAATATAAGGCTTCAACACCGGATATTGGTTGccgctccaaccctacaagatcaGTCAGGACACAAGAGAACTACTTTTTACACGAAAGCTTACTCTCTGAATATTTTGAGCCTAGCCATAATTGTCCATCTTCCACACGAAgcaaaaagtcactactaacttCAGGGAATGGAGCAACAATAAAACATAATACAATGAAATCCAATGTTTATATAGAAAAGTGttctagagaaagtaatgagtttGATGAATTATCAGTTTCAATGAGTAAAGGTAAATTGGAACTAAAACTTCCTGATAGAAATACAGATGCTTCTCAAAGTCTTCACGGTGCTAAACGTGCACCATGCATTCTTACGCCACCTATTGGTTTCAAGGACCAAACTTTTTCAAGTACTGAGGGGAAGTTAATTAGCAAAGTGGCAAGTAATGAGCATCCTGTACAGCAAGATGAGTGTACCCTTCCATATTTGGATATTCAAAGTAAAGATGTATCGGTAAAGCAATATATAGCGAATGAAGATTACAATTCTTTTGGGCAGCTTTTGCCAAAAATCTCGTCAGTAGACGAAAACAAAATAGTAGGAAGGGATGACTTGCTGACAAACTCTTCTACATATAAAAGTTCTACATCTTTACATTCTGTAGTCAATTTAAAAGATACAGAGGTTTCAAAGAGCATTTGCAATGATGATCTTATTTCTCAAACTGTAATGGAGACAAGTGAAACCAGCATAAAAGATGAACTTATTAGTGAAGAACCATCAGTTAAATTAGAAGTTTCCCCACAGGATGGAATTACTGCAGCTTACTCGAGCATTTCCAGTGATAATCCTGAATCTTCAATCCATGAGGTAGAGTTTAATGACTCCTTAGACATTTTCCCTCTAAGAATAAAGGAAATGGGTGCAAGTAACAGGGATATAATTTCTGACCAAACAAAGGTTTACTTGGAGGGTGTTGAAGGTGCCACAGAAAATGCCACTAAAAATGAAGAGGGTGACTCCCTTAAAGTTAATATAAAATCACAAACAAAACTTAGGATACCTAAAAAGATAAAAATTAAATCTAGCAATAGCCTGAAGAACAAGATTAAAAGACTTGCAGATGAAAATGATGATGACAAGATGGATGAAGATACTGAGGTCACCCAAAAAAGTCAGAAACGGGGCAGTAGATTTGCCGAGGTAAATGCTCTGCATGGTATAAGAAGTGACAATTCGGAACAATCGGAAGATGATGAAGCATTGTTTCTGGAGGGCACCATTAAAACTGAGTGTAAAGAAAATTGTGATATGAAGGACAAATTAGTTTCAGACTGTGAAACAGCAAAACAATTTGGTAATTCAAAAATTACACGAGCAAATAAACGAGAAGCCGTCTCAAAAACTGCAGAGTCTGTGACAGTAGACAGTGGTGTTCTCAATTTTAAAACAAAGCTAGCAAGAAAACAAAAAACTAAAATTCCCAGTAATGCAGCATTAAACAAAGATATAAAGGAATTTGAAAACTCTACAAATGAGGATATGACTTCTGAAATATCAGCTAAAAATATTGAGGTCGGCACAAGTGCTAATGATGCAAGCCTTGCAATTTCAACTAGAAGCACaagaacaaaagaaaagactaggGGAACTAAATTGATTACAAATAAATTATCCAAGATAGAGGAAGGCTCTAGTAAGGTTCTTTCTGTCACTGAGGAAGTTGAAAAGTCAAAAGTCGCAACTGATATTAAATCAAGATTCAATGTTACAGGATCTAATATAGACGATTTGAAATGTTTAGAAACTGTTCAGAGCAAAGTACAGTTAAAAGAAAACCCATCTGTCCCAGTTCTAGCAGTGAAGCCGAAGAAATCTGCAAAAAAAGCGGCATCTGGTGTTCAGAAGGAAGAAAATCTGAAACCCAACAGTCGGTTGGTGAACAAAAGTAAAAGATTACACAAGGAGGAAATTTtagatcaaatacaaagtcaaacAAGCTCAGATGAAGAGCAAATGGAAATGAAGGAAGATGACTGCATTGTTTCATCAAGCCGAAGCAGAATAAGGGGAAAACGATTATTAAAACTCCCCAGTGCCAAGCTGAGTGATATTTGTGAGGATCTTCAGTCTTTATGTATGGAGCCAGGTAATAAATTCAGATCACAGATCAGTGTTGGAAGAGAACCGACAACAAAGTTGGGTAAAGACAAGACGAAAGTAAATAATAATGCAGAACAGTCGATTGAAAGTTTGAAAATTCAACCAGAGGATGAAATTGGTATGCACCTGCAAGCTCTATCACTGGATCCAATTGAAAAATCAAGCTTGGAAAGTCATAAGGAAGCAGGTTCAGTATTACATCATTCATCTATTCCTAAAGGTAAACCAGGTAAAAAAATCAGTAAAGCCAAAAAGATTTCTGAAAATCCATCAACAATCACTGATGTACCTGTACTGGACACACCTGCTCGGAGAGGAAACCAGAGACGAGCATGCCAGAACAGATCTTTCATATCACAGAAGAAAGTGTTAGGTAAAGATACTCTCTCTCCTAGCCATGACCAGTCTACACCTCCAGAAACAAAAGTAGAAAAACGAGGAGAAAAACTTAATTCCGGTAGAAGAGTTAACATGACTGTATGTGTAGAGAAAGAAAATGTTCCAACTGAGAGTTCAAATGCAAACGAAAGTGGCGCTGAAGACCAAAAGTTAAAGAAGAAAAATACTGCAGCAAAGAAAAGGAGCAGAAATAATAAAAGTTTATTAGAAAATTTGGATAAAGTCAGTAGCCCGTTAAGAGTTCAGTCAGGGCGCAGATGTAAAGCAAAGGCTCTAACAGCCATTTCAGAGATCTTCAATGATTCTGATAGTGCCTTTCTCACGGATATTAAAGCTTACAAATAA
- the LOC123759663 gene encoding large ribosomal subunit protein mL64, with the protein MSDQDRNPLKKQQSTTSLEKSLQMISPPQQAPVTIYPGPSAGISNLSKADLEIAQRLQNLRQSHMDSLPTEEEMASRLAHLKGLPADHYTKPQGAIHQPPDSRTQAEKADGLLSQVMDELALEASVPNPDDELETRLARLRGEESRRGQAQGAMALPSSVYLAQPQARAEATLGEDLDDMSMDEVEALMKATEKEVQTSAEKALGDLQADPELAGAVAQATRKKEKKDRQKKSKGASGGKGCSSDEERHSKSFDSDLEIEGGKAIDPVTEQEEVQRIIDMYTKRAQLKKEKKRKKKEAAAAAMGGAVGGDDSDSDIEVSSASDLTSESEKFSLSDELSD; encoded by the exons ATGAGTGACCAGGACCGAAATCCGTTGAAGAAGCAGCAGTCGACAACCTCATTGGAAAAGAGTTTACAGATGATATCACCTCCCCAGCAAGCACCAGTCACAATCTACCCTGGACCATCGGCTGGAATTTCCAATCTTTCTAAA GCTGATTTAGAAATTGCTCAGCGTCTTCAGAATCTCCGCCAGTCCCACATGGATAGTTTACCAACTGAAGAAGAAATGGCTTCCAGACTAGCACATTTGAAAGGTCTTCCAGCAGATCACTACACTAAACCTCAAGGTGCTATTCATCAGCCTCCTGATTCGAGAACTCAAGCTGAAAAAGCTGATGGTCTGTTGTCACAG GTAATGGATGAGTTAGCACTAGAAGCTTCGGTCCCTAATCCAGATGATGAACTAGAGACCCGCTTGGCACGTCTTAGAGGGGAGGAATCTCGTCGTGGTCAGGCTCAGGGTGCCATGGCTTTACCGTCATCCGTGTATCTTGCTCAACCACAAGCCAGAGCTGAGGCAACTCTGGGGGAAGATCTTGATGATATGAGTATGGATGAA GTGGAGGCACTAATGAAAGCTACAGAAAAGGAAGTGCAGACCTCTGCTGAGAAAGCTTTGGGTGATCTGCAAGCTGATCCAGAATTAGCAGGAGCTGTGGCTCAAGCtacaagaaagaaagagaaaaaagatCGGCAGAAAAAGTCCAAGGGAGCAAGCGGAGGAAAAGGTTGCTCTTCTGATGAAGAGAGACATAGTAAAAGTTTTGATAGTGACCTGGAAATAGAAGGTGGAAAGGCAATTGATCCAGTGACTGAACAAGAGGAAGTTCAGagaattattgatatgtatacaaaacgagcacAACttaagaaagagaagaaaagaaaGAAGAAGGAAGCGGCAGCAGCTGCGATGGGAGGTGCTGTTGGAGGTGATGACTCTGACTCGGACATTGAAGTGAGTTCTGCTTCAGATTTAACCTCTGAAAGTGAAAAATTCAGTTTAAGTGATGAGCTAAGTGACTGA